A DNA window from Aestuariispira ectoiniformans contains the following coding sequences:
- a CDS encoding DUF2927 domain-containing protein: protein MIRIGFLLCALGVLAACQTTAQVNDRLVQSFDDLVFFVAPDSHGHDVDQTYERLVRWDDEIHYIILGVDDEALSSQSEAALLKIAKIANVQVRKVKTVGDANFKIYIDNEKEFVINDNQLASCYTHAEASERGGIRKADIHLPFKMGRVAEKCVEHELLHGFGFRGHAHRIRSAMSYVAGQDEMSRWDRILLKALYHPTMPTAADRDDALAVARGLIPQLMETTD, encoded by the coding sequence ATGATCAGGATCGGGTTTCTTTTGTGCGCGTTGGGCGTGCTTGCCGCATGCCAGACAACGGCGCAGGTCAATGATCGGCTGGTGCAGTCTTTTGACGATCTGGTTTTCTTTGTCGCGCCGGACAGCCATGGTCATGATGTTGATCAGACCTATGAAAGACTGGTTCGGTGGGACGATGAAATTCACTATATCATCCTTGGGGTGGATGATGAGGCACTGTCGAGCCAGTCGGAGGCGGCACTTCTGAAAATTGCCAAAATTGCCAATGTTCAGGTCCGCAAGGTCAAGACCGTCGGCGACGCCAACTTCAAAATCTATATCGACAATGAAAAAGAGTTTGTCATCAACGACAACCAGTTGGCCTCCTGTTATACCCATGCCGAAGCGAGCGAGCGGGGCGGTATCCGCAAAGCGGATATTCATCTGCCTTTCAAGATGGGGCGCGTTGCGGAAAAATGCGTGGAGCATGAATTGCTCCACGGGTTTGGTTTCCGCGGGCATGCGCATCGCATCCGCTCTGCGATGAGTTATGTGGCTGGTCAGGATGAAATGTCCCGCTGGGACAGGATATTGCTGAAGGCGCTCTATCACCCAACCATGCCGACGGCGGCTGACCGGGATGATGCCTTGGCTGTGGCGCGGGGACTCATACCACAACTGATGGAAACAACAGACTAA
- the hspQ gene encoding heat shock protein HspQ, with protein MMNKIACRTAKFSLGTSVEHKVYGFRGVVFDVDPEFDNSEDWYNSIPEDVRPDRNQPFYHLFAVNADNQSPYIAYVSEQNLKLADPEDEIDHPSISEFFETRNDGAYIPRDKLN; from the coding sequence ATGATGAACAAAATTGCCTGCCGCACTGCAAAATTCTCCCTCGGGACATCCGTGGAACATAAAGTCTATGGTTTCCGCGGGGTGGTTTTCGACGTGGACCCTGAATTCGACAATTCCGAGGATTGGTATAATTCCATCCCGGAAGATGTGCGTCCAGACAGGAACCAGCCTTTCTACCACCTGTTTGCCGTCAATGCCGACAATCAGTCACCCTATATCGCCTATGTTTCGGAGCAGAATTTGAAACTGGCCGATCCGGAGGACGAAATCGACCATCCCTCCATTTCCGAGTTTTTCGAAACACGCAACGACGGTGCCTATATCCCCCGCGACAAGCTGAATTGA
- the ettA gene encoding energy-dependent translational throttle protein EttA gives MASYQYVYSMQNVSKTYPGGREVLKNITLAFLPGAKIGVLGYNGAGKSTLLKIMAGIDHEFNGEARAADGVKVGYLPQEPQLDESKTVAENVMDAMAEIKAVVDRFNEVSMKLGEVTDDDEMMTLIGEQAELQEQIDAADAWDLDRHVEVAMDALRCPPGDWKVTDLSGGEKRRVALCKLLLSKPDMLLLDEPTNHLDAESVAWLQRFLGDYEGTVVMVTHDRYFLDNVTGWILELDRGSGIPYEGNYSSWLEQKQKRLAQEGKENEARAKSLAREREWVSSSAKARQAKSKARIQAYEKMLEESKNAPDQPGLAHIVIPAGPRLGDIVINAEHVTKAFNDKLLFDDLNFRLPPGGIVGVIGPNGAGKTTLFRMITGGETPDGGEMKIGETVKLGYVDQSRDSLDANKTVWEEMSDGLDMIELGKRKMPSRAYCGSFNFKGADQQKKVGMLSGGERNRVHLAKMLKSGANVLLLDEPTNDLDVDTLRALEEALLEFAGCAVVISHDRWFLDRVATHILAYEGDSQVVWFEGNYEDYEADRKRRLGADADQPHRIKYRKLTH, from the coding sequence ATGGCGTCCTACCAGTACGTCTATTCCATGCAGAATGTCTCCAAGACCTATCCCGGTGGCCGGGAAGTCTTGAAAAACATCACGCTGGCCTTTCTGCCGGGCGCCAAGATCGGCGTACTCGGTTACAACGGTGCGGGTAAATCCACGCTGTTGAAAATCATGGCCGGCATCGACCACGAATTCAACGGCGAGGCGCGCGCCGCCGACGGCGTCAAGGTTGGCTACCTGCCGCAGGAACCGCAGTTGGACGAAAGCAAAACGGTTGCCGAGAACGTCATGGACGCCATGGCGGAGATCAAGGCCGTCGTCGATCGCTTCAACGAAGTGTCCATGAAACTTGGCGAAGTCACCGATGATGACGAGATGATGACCCTGATCGGCGAACAGGCCGAATTGCAGGAACAGATCGACGCGGCGGATGCCTGGGACCTGGATCGTCATGTGGAAGTCGCCATGGACGCCCTGCGCTGTCCGCCGGGCGACTGGAAGGTCACCGACCTGTCCGGTGGTGAAAAACGCCGTGTGGCGCTTTGTAAACTGTTGCTCAGCAAACCCGACATGCTGCTGCTCGACGAGCCGACCAACCACCTGGACGCTGAATCCGTTGCCTGGCTGCAGCGCTTCCTGGGTGATTATGAAGGCACCGTCGTAATGGTCACCCACGACCGTTACTTCCTCGACAATGTCACCGGCTGGATTCTGGAACTAGACCGCGGCAGCGGCATTCCCTACGAGGGCAACTATTCCTCCTGGCTGGAACAGAAACAGAAACGTCTGGCCCAGGAAGGCAAGGAAAACGAAGCCCGCGCCAAATCGCTTGCCCGCGAACGCGAATGGGTCAGCTCCAGCGCCAAGGCCCGTCAGGCCAAGAGCAAGGCCCGTATCCAGGCCTATGAAAAAATGCTGGAAGAGAGCAAGAACGCGCCCGATCAGCCGGGCCTCGCCCATATCGTCATCCCGGCCGGTCCGCGCCTGGGCGATATCGTGATCAATGCAGAGCATGTCACCAAGGCCTTTAACGACAAGCTGTTGTTCGACGACCTGAACTTCCGTCTTCCGCCGGGCGGCATCGTTGGTGTGATCGGCCCGAACGGCGCCGGTAAAACCACGCTGTTCCGCATGATCACCGGTGGTGAAACACCCGACGGCGGTGAGATGAAAATCGGTGAGACCGTGAAACTGGGCTATGTGGATCAGTCCCGCGACAGCCTCGACGCGAACAAGACGGTCTGGGAAGAAATGTCCGACGGTCTGGACATGATCGAGCTCGGCAAACGCAAGATGCCGTCCCGCGCCTATTGCGGCAGCTTCAACTTCAAGGGTGCCGACCAGCAGAAAAAAGTCGGCATGCTGTCCGGTGGTGAGCGCAACCGCGTGCATCTGGCCAAGATGTTGAAATCCGGCGCCAACGTGCTGCTGCTTGACGAACCGACCAACGACCTGGACGTGGATACCCTGCGTGCGCTTGAGGAAGCGCTCCTGGAATTCGCCGGCTGCGCCGTGGTCATCAGCCACGATCGCTGGTTCCTCGACCGTGTCGCAACCCACATCCTGGCCTATGAAGGCGACAGCCAGGTTGTCTGGTTCGAAGGCAACTACGAAGACTACGAAGCCGACCGTAAGCGCCGCCTGGGCGCCGACGCGGATCAGCCCCACCGGATCAAATACCGCAAGCTGACCCATTAA
- a CDS encoding cation transporter, with protein sequence MGAGCCHHEPKFDGMSKGFKRALWLVIAINAAMFFVEMTAGSMAGSQALKADALDFLGDSTTYGISLFVIGMSIRVRATAALVKGLSLAAMGMWVFGATAYQVLILGVPSAPVMGTVGFLALGANLLSVVVLMRYKDGDANVRSVWLCSRNDAIGNIAVMLAAVGVAATGTAWPDLAVAGLMAGLFLWSSFQIIGQAMEERREAEMHAAE encoded by the coding sequence ATGGGGGCTGGCTGCTGTCACCACGAACCGAAATTTGACGGGATGTCGAAAGGGTTTAAACGGGCCTTGTGGCTTGTCATTGCCATCAATGCGGCGATGTTCTTTGTCGAGATGACGGCGGGCAGCATGGCCGGGTCGCAGGCCCTGAAGGCGGACGCCCTGGACTTTCTGGGGGATTCCACAACCTATGGCATCAGTCTGTTTGTCATTGGCATGTCGATCCGTGTGCGGGCCACGGCGGCATTGGTGAAGGGCCTCAGTCTGGCTGCCATGGGCATGTGGGTTTTCGGGGCAACCGCCTATCAGGTGCTGATCCTCGGCGTGCCCAGCGCACCGGTGATGGGAACGGTCGGTTTCCTGGCATTGGGGGCGAACCTGCTCAGTGTTGTGGTGCTGATGCGTTACAAGGATGGCGACGCCAACGTGCGCTCTGTCTGGCTATGCAGCCGTAACGACGCCATTGGCAACATCGCCGTCATGCTTGCCGCTGTGGGCGTCGCGGCGACCGGAACGGCCTGGCCGGACCTGGCGGTTGCGGGCCTGATGGCGGGCCTTTTCCTCTGGTCCTCCTTCCAGATCATCGGGCAGGCGATGGAGGAACGACGCGAGGCGGAAATGCATGCCGCTGAATAG
- a CDS encoding MerR family transcriptional regulator: MKKDFTIGRVAKAANCKVQTIRYYEQIGLIPAPARTAGNQRVYDNSTIQRLKFIRHARELGFPLQAIRDLTSLSSHPEQSCEAADQIAKEQLADVDHRLQRLQALRDELARMVEQCKGGRIEDCRVIEVLSDHNLCQTDDHNAPDSHS; this comes from the coding sequence ATGAAAAAAGATTTTACCATAGGTCGCGTGGCGAAAGCCGCTAATTGCAAGGTCCAGACCATCCGTTACTACGAACAGATCGGCCTGATCCCGGCCCCGGCACGCACCGCAGGCAATCAACGCGTTTACGACAACAGCACCATTCAACGGCTGAAATTCATCCGTCACGCGCGCGAACTGGGCTTTCCCCTGCAGGCCATTCGCGACCTGACCAGCCTGTCCAGTCATCCGGAACAATCCTGCGAGGCTGCCGATCAGATTGCCAAGGAACAACTGGCGGATGTAGATCACCGTCTGCAGCGCCTGCAGGCCCTTCGCGACGAACTGGCCCGCATGGTCGAACAATGCAAAGGTGGCCGGATCGAGGACTGTCGCGTCATCGAGGTTCTGAGCGATCATAATCTCTGCCAGACCGACGATCACAACGCACCGGACTCTCATTCATAA
- a CDS encoding c-type cytochrome, which yields MTRFHICAAAAGLFLAATLGGRPALSQETPVVIEICAQCHGEAGISTAPLTPNLAGQRQKYLLKQLRSFRDPGRESADGELLSDRSHPIMNAMTERLNDAELFRLAKYYSKLSCGPEASVKPLPMPEGADKCEVCHGGSRSNPFTDTPVLAGQKADYLLRQLDLMRKPERDLAERNKRRHRLSEIMLDDLDRDQLKEISAYFASLSCHIPE from the coding sequence ATGACCCGTTTTCATATTTGTGCTGCTGCTGCCGGTCTTTTCCTTGCTGCCACTTTGGGCGGTCGCCCGGCCCTGTCGCAGGAAACACCGGTAGTCATTGAAATTTGCGCCCAATGTCATGGTGAGGCGGGGATCAGCACCGCGCCTTTGACGCCCAACCTCGCAGGGCAACGGCAGAAATATCTGTTGAAGCAATTACGCAGCTTCCGTGATCCGGGCCGGGAAAGCGCAGACGGGGAACTGCTATCGGATCGCAGTCATCCGATCATGAATGCCATGACGGAACGGCTGAATGATGCGGAATTGTTCCGTCTTGCCAAATATTACTCAAAGCTGTCTTGTGGGCCGGAGGCCTCCGTCAAGCCGCTGCCTATGCCGGAAGGGGCGGATAAATGCGAGGTCTGCCATGGTGGCAGCCGGTCAAACCCCTTTACCGACACGCCTGTCCTGGCCGGGCAGAAGGCCGACTACCTCCTGCGGCAGCTTGACCTGATGCGCAAACCGGAACGCGATCTGGCAGAACGCAACAAGCGCCGACATCGTCTGTCGGAAATCATGCTCGACGACCTCGACCGTGATCAGTTGAAAGAGATATCGGCTTATTTCGCCAGCCTCAGTTGCCATATCCCGGAATAG
- a CDS encoding DnaJ domain-containing protein yields MIGWFTFGLALLLAGICLLYLIANADPKAVIRGLKWLFALVVILVTAVLMARGQIQFLWFAALAILPWVQRFKLFNRMRRAMGGPSPGKTSHVRSSHLAMEMDLKSGRMDGEVLTGALAGRMLSSLDDGERKSLWTHVQDDRKSCSLLAAYFDRTLGADWRQQYEGGEGSAGREDERTARANGRDGMSRDEALAVLGLDKGASEDDIRAAHRRLMKQAHPDHGGSDYWAAKINEAKDVLLG; encoded by the coding sequence ATGATAGGTTGGTTTACCTTCGGGCTTGCCTTGTTACTGGCGGGCATCTGCCTGCTGTATCTCATCGCCAATGCCGACCCGAAAGCGGTGATCCGGGGGCTGAAATGGCTTTTCGCCCTCGTGGTTATCCTGGTGACGGCTGTGCTGATGGCCCGTGGGCAGATTCAGTTTCTCTGGTTTGCGGCCCTTGCGATCCTGCCCTGGGTTCAGCGATTCAAGCTGTTCAATCGTATGCGGCGCGCCATGGGTGGCCCCAGTCCGGGAAAAACCTCTCATGTCCGCAGCAGCCATCTCGCCATGGAGATGGACCTGAAATCCGGTCGGATGGATGGCGAAGTCCTTACCGGGGCACTGGCAGGGCGGATGCTGTCCTCTCTGGATGACGGGGAGCGCAAAAGCCTCTGGACCCATGTCCAGGATGACCGCAAATCCTGCAGCCTGCTGGCCGCCTATTTCGACCGTACCCTCGGCGCCGATTGGCGGCAGCAGTATGAAGGCGGTGAGGGAAGTGCTGGACGGGAAGACGAACGCACGGCCAGGGCCAATGGCCGGGACGGCATGTCCCGCGACGAAGCACTGGCGGTCTTGGGGCTGGACAAGGGGGCCTCGGAAGACGATATTCGGGCAGCCCATCGGCGCCTGATGAAACAGGCCCATCCCGACCATGGCGGATCGGACTATTGGGCCGCCAAAATCAATGAGGCCAAAGACGTATTGCTTGGCTGA
- a CDS encoding VWA domain-containing protein: MSKLPSDRPETKPVSSDDEIDAFLDKVQSMKPAASAGMGRRGRLIFAMDATASRQPLWDHACHIQADMFQETQTIGGLEVQLVYYRGYKECKASKWQMDGKGLSRLMTSVSCLGGHTQIDRVLAHCLNQTRKEKVDAVIFVGDAFEEEIDDVCAKAGELGMMGVPVFLFQEGLNPVAERAFRQIAKLTGGAWCSFDMNSAKQLRDLLAAVAVYAAGGRQAMLDYSDRVGGEVLKLTSRFRGQQNK; the protein is encoded by the coding sequence ATGAGCAAATTGCCGAGCGACCGACCGGAGACGAAACCCGTCTCCAGCGATGACGAAATCGACGCCTTCCTGGACAAGGTGCAGTCCATGAAACCTGCCGCCAGCGCGGGGATGGGCCGTCGTGGGCGGCTGATCTTCGCTATGGATGCCACGGCCAGCCGTCAGCCCCTGTGGGATCATGCCTGCCATATTCAGGCGGATATGTTTCAGGAGACCCAGACGATCGGCGGGCTGGAGGTGCAGCTTGTCTATTACCGTGGCTACAAGGAATGCAAGGCCAGTAAATGGCAGATGGACGGTAAAGGCCTGTCGCGGTTGATGACCAGTGTTAGCTGCCTGGGCGGCCATACCCAGATCGACCGGGTTCTGGCCCATTGCCTGAACCAGACCCGGAAAGAAAAGGTGGATGCAGTGATCTTTGTCGGCGACGCCTTTGAAGAGGAAATTGATGATGTCTGCGCAAAGGCTGGTGAACTGGGCATGATGGGCGTGCCGGTCTTCCTGTTTCAGGAAGGGCTGAACCCTGTGGCCGAAAGGGCATTCCGCCAGATTGCAAAATTGACCGGCGGTGCTTGGTGCAGTTTTGACATGAACAGCGCGAAACAGTTGCGTGACCTGTTGGCGGCGGTGGCCGTCTATGCGGCGGGAGGTCGTCAGGCGATGCTGGATTATTCCGACAGGGTTGGCGGGGAAGTGCTGAAGCTGACCAGCCGCTTTCGGGGGCAGCAGAATAAATGA
- a CDS encoding division plane positioning ATPase MipZ: MSVTMEQAEDTARIIVVGNEKGGSGKSTTAMHMIAALLNNGYRVAALDLDARQATLSHYLANRKNFTERKGVHLPMPAFDAILPSTNADRVAAKAEDEARVAEAVNRLTAQNDFLVIDTPGSDSFLGRIGHSYADVLITPLNDSFVDLDILAAVNPETYEVARPGQYAQIVFESKMIRAKRVGMNRTFDWIVMRNRLGQLDSKNQQAMEKAVTALARRIGFRTAPGFSERVIFRELFLDGLTLLDLRKAKTGVRMSMSHVAARQEVRNLLQIIGLPVAES, from the coding sequence GTGAGTGTGACGATGGAGCAGGCCGAGGATACGGCACGGATTATTGTCGTTGGAAACGAAAAGGGCGGGTCGGGTAAATCGACCACGGCGATGCATATGATTGCCGCCCTGCTGAACAACGGATATCGGGTGGCGGCGCTGGACCTGGATGCGCGTCAGGCGACGCTGTCCCATTATCTGGCCAACCGAAAAAACTTTACAGAGCGGAAGGGCGTTCATCTGCCCATGCCCGCCTTTGATGCGATTCTGCCTAGCACGAATGCGGACCGTGTGGCCGCCAAGGCGGAAGACGAGGCCCGCGTGGCCGAGGCGGTGAACCGCTTGACCGCCCAGAATGATTTTCTTGTGATCGACACGCCGGGCAGCGACAGTTTTCTGGGGCGTATCGGCCATTCCTATGCCGATGTACTGATCACGCCGTTGAACGACAGTTTCGTCGATCTGGATATTCTGGCTGCGGTCAATCCGGAAACTTATGAGGTGGCGCGGCCCGGGCAATATGCGCAGATCGTCTTCGAATCAAAGATGATCCGGGCCAAACGCGTCGGGATGAACCGGACCTTCGACTGGATTGTCATGCGAAACCGTCTGGGGCAACTGGATTCCAAAAACCAGCAGGCCATGGAAAAGGCCGTCACCGCGCTGGCGCGGCGTATTGGCTTTCGTACCGCCCCCGGCTTTTCGGAGCGTGTGATCTTCCGTGAATTGTTCCTGGACGGCCTGACGCTGCTGGACCTGCGCAAGGCGAAAACCGGCGTGCGGATGAGCATGTCCCATGTGGCGGCCCGTCAGGAAGTGCGCAATCTGCTGCAGATCATCGGTCTGCCGGTCGCGGAATCCTGA
- a CDS encoding DUF3750 domain-containing protein, with the protein MTWRRILFRPATLFLALAVTVGLTAWGRNVSADWRTANRDSVGIAPDPATTPEPVIQVYGARTYGWRGVFAVHTWIAVKPENASQYTVYHVIGWQVRRGLPAVVIRKDIPDRRWYDAEPVLLKHLQGDGIGAIIDKVDAAARSYPYADRYTAYPGPNSNTFTAWVGRQVPELQLDLPPTAIGKDYMPPDTLADSGISNTGLQVSFLGLLGVTVAREEGLEINIAGLSFGIDPGDLSLRLPLIGTIGPGAEDKREKPAPEPVRVSVESD; encoded by the coding sequence ATGACATGGCGCAGAATTCTTTTTCGTCCCGCAACCCTCTTCCTGGCGCTGGCCGTGACCGTCGGTCTGACCGCATGGGGGCGTAACGTGTCTGCGGACTGGCGCACTGCCAATCGCGATTCGGTGGGCATCGCCCCCGACCCGGCAACAACACCCGAACCCGTCATTCAGGTTTATGGCGCACGCACCTATGGTTGGCGCGGCGTCTTTGCCGTGCATACCTGGATTGCCGTCAAACCCGAAAATGCAAGCCAGTACACGGTCTATCATGTGATCGGCTGGCAGGTGCGCCGCGGGTTACCCGCCGTCGTCATCCGTAAGGATATCCCCGACAGGCGCTGGTACGACGCGGAACCTGTCTTGCTGAAGCATCTTCAGGGTGACGGCATCGGCGCCATCATCGACAAGGTGGATGCCGCGGCGCGCAGTTACCCCTACGCGGACCGCTATACCGCCTACCCCGGCCCAAACAGCAACACCTTTACCGCCTGGGTCGGCCGTCAGGTGCCGGAACTGCAGTTGGACCTGCCACCGACCGCCATCGGCAAGGATTACATGCCGCCCGACACCCTGGCCGACAGCGGCATCAGCAATACCGGCCTGCAGGTTTCCTTCCTGGGACTGTTGGGGGTTACCGTTGCCCGTGAAGAAGGCCTTGAGATCAATATCGCCGGATTATCTTTCGGCATTGATCCCGGCGACCTGTCGCTGCGGTTACCCCTGATCGGGACAATCGGCCCCGGTGCGGAAGACAAAAGAGAAAAACCCGCACCAGAGCCGGTACGGGTTTCCGTAGAATCTGATTAA
- the phaR gene encoding polyhydroxyalkanoate synthesis repressor PhaR, whose amino-acid sequence MVDATKGGQEPITIKKYANRRLYNTATSSYVTLDHLCQMVKDGVEFAVFDAKSGEDITRSVLTQIIVEEESKGNQNLLPISFLRQLISYYGDNMKQMLLPQYLDMTMKSFGQNQEQIQQYMQDTFGSVFPFGNLEKMGQQNMAMFEQAMQMFSPFSGMTGGKPAAPASAPEPEQERASEGGDQLKDLQKQLDAMQKRLESMEDKSK is encoded by the coding sequence ATGGTTGACGCGACTAAAGGTGGGCAGGAGCCCATCACAATCAAGAAATATGCGAACAGGCGGCTCTACAATACGGCCACCAGTAGTTATGTAACTCTGGACCATCTGTGCCAGATGGTGAAGGACGGGGTGGAATTCGCGGTTTTCGACGCCAAGAGCGGCGAGGATATCACGCGGTCCGTCCTGACGCAGATCATCGTGGAAGAGGAAAGCAAGGGGAACCAGAACCTGCTTCCGATCAGCTTCCTGCGCCAGTTGATCAGTTACTATGGGGACAATATGAAACAGATGCTGTTGCCGCAGTATCTGGACATGACAATGAAAAGTTTCGGCCAGAACCAGGAACAGATTCAGCAATATATGCAGGATACCTTCGGTTCGGTATTCCCCTTCGGCAATCTGGAGAAAATGGGCCAGCAGAATATGGCCATGTTCGAACAGGCCATGCAGATGTTCTCGCCTTTTTCAGGCATGACGGGCGGTAAACCGGCAGCCCCTGCCTCCGCACCGGAACCGGAACAGGAGCGCGCCAGTGAAGGCGGCGATCAGTTGAAGGATTTGCAAAAGCAACTGGACGCCATGCAGAAACGCCTGGAAAGCATGGAAGACAAGTCGAAATAA
- a CDS encoding alpha/beta fold hydrolase, translating to MATLTSSPIALTSLIGGCDSSNKAALHPSLQEKAANLSADLQNALRQNADSPAFAELYQALGEEISHRSNQFLAGIEAYRRHAYRRNLPPVDSIHTMGSTQVLDFGGDGPPVLLVPSLVNRGYILDLSEDCSLARWLAGQGVHPYLVEWGMPGDEETQFGLEDYIRRLTMVLEDLAARHGEPVILLGYCMGGLLTLSACLQVPQYVSRQILMATPWDFHSDGGTQAGILGSMQPWLDWVVTTYDMLPTDVLQMFFTLLDPLLGLKKFTRFADLDPASDQARAFVALEDWLNDGVPLTGPTARTCLHDWYGDNLTAKGTWTVGGKAVLPENCQVPTLCLIPSGDRIVPPASAQALADKLPHGTTITPHAGHIGMVTSRRARDGVWQEILQFALS from the coding sequence ATGGCGACCTTGACCAGCTCGCCCATCGCGTTGACGAGCTTGATCGGCGGCTGCGACAGCTCGAACAAGGCAGCCCTGCACCCAAGTCTTCAGGAAAAGGCCGCAAACCTGAGCGCGGACCTGCAAAACGCCCTCCGGCAAAACGCGGATAGCCCCGCCTTCGCCGAACTCTATCAGGCGCTTGGCGAGGAAATCAGCCACCGCAGTAATCAGTTCCTGGCCGGGATCGAAGCCTATCGGCGTCACGCCTATCGCCGCAATCTGCCCCCCGTTGACAGTATCCACACCATGGGCAGCACCCAGGTTCTGGATTTTGGTGGCGACGGCCCGCCCGTTCTTCTCGTCCCGTCCCTGGTCAACCGGGGTTACATCCTGGACCTGTCAGAGGATTGCAGCCTTGCCCGCTGGCTGGCCGGTCAGGGCGTGCATCCCTATCTGGTGGAATGGGGGATGCCCGGCGACGAAGAGACACAATTCGGCCTGGAGGACTATATCCGGCGTTTGACCATGGTGCTGGAAGACCTGGCGGCCCGGCATGGGGAACCGGTTATCCTGCTGGGCTATTGCATGGGTGGCCTACTGACGTTGAGCGCCTGTTTGCAGGTACCGCAATATGTGTCCCGTCAGATTCTGATGGCAACGCCCTGGGACTTCCATAGTGACGGTGGCACCCAGGCAGGCATCCTGGGCAGTATGCAACCCTGGCTGGATTGGGTGGTCACCACCTATGACATGCTGCCGACCGATGTGTTGCAGATGTTTTTCACCCTGCTCGACCCGCTTCTGGGTCTGAAGAAATTCACTCGCTTTGCCGACCTGGACCCGGCCAGTGACCAGGCGCGCGCCTTTGTCGCATTGGAAGACTGGCTGAATGACGGCGTGCCGCTGACCGGGCCGACCGCGCGGACCTGCCTGCACGACTGGTATGGCGACAATCTGACAGCCAAGGGCACATGGACCGTGGGTGGCAAGGCCGTGCTGCCCGAAAACTGTCAGGTGCCGACACTATGCCTGATCCCCTCCGGCGACCGGATCGTTCCCCCCGCCTCTGCACAGGCGCTGGCGGACAAGCTGCCACATGGGACGACCATTACGCCCCACGCCGGGCATATCGGCATGGTCACCAGCCGCCGGGCACGGGATGGCGTTTGGCAGGAAATCCTGCAATTCGCGTTGAGTTAA
- a CDS encoding acetyl-CoA C-acetyltransferase, translating into MTDVVIVGAARTPVGAFNGSLSAVSASYLGTVAIKEALNRAKVDAADVDEVVLGQILTAAQGQNPARQAAVEAGIPTDKTAYVINQVCGSGLRSVALGLQAIKAGDSSIVVAGGQESMSQSTHAAYLRSGQKMGDMKFIDTMIRDGLWCAFNGYHMGNTAENVAKQWQLTREEQDAFAAHSQQKAEAAQKAGRFDDELVSVTIAGRKGDTVVDTDEYPRHGTTAEKLAALRPAFDKEGTVTAGNASGINDGAAALVLMSAEEAEKRGLTPLARIASWATAGVDPAIMGTGPIPSSRKALEKAGWKVDDLDLVEANEAFAAQALAVNKDMGWNPDIVNVNGGAIAIGHPIGASGARVLVTLLHEMQKRDSKKGLATLCIGGGMGVAMCLER; encoded by the coding sequence ATGACTGATGTGGTAATCGTCGGCGCAGCACGTACACCGGTTGGTGCATTTAACGGCAGCTTGAGTGCGGTGTCCGCGTCCTATCTCGGGACGGTCGCCATCAAGGAAGCCCTGAACCGTGCCAAGGTCGACGCTGCGGACGTGGATGAAGTGGTTCTGGGCCAGATCCTGACCGCCGCGCAGGGGCAGAATCCGGCCCGTCAGGCCGCTGTCGAAGCCGGCATCCCGACCGACAAGACGGCGTATGTGATCAACCAGGTCTGTGGTTCCGGCCTGCGTTCCGTGGCCCTTGGCCTGCAGGCAATCAAGGCCGGTGACAGCTCCATCGTCGTGGCCGGTGGCCAGGAAAGCATGAGCCAGTCAACCCACGCCGCCTATCTGCGCTCCGGCCAGAAGATGGGCGACATGAAATTCATCGACACCATGATCCGGGACGGCCTGTGGTGTGCATTTAACGGCTATCACATGGGTAACACTGCGGAAAACGTTGCCAAGCAGTGGCAGTTGACCCGCGAGGAACAGGACGCTTTCGCCGCCCATTCCCAGCAAAAGGCCGAAGCCGCCCAGAAGGCAGGCAGGTTCGACGACGAGCTGGTTTCCGTGACCATCGCTGGCCGCAAGGGCGACACCGTGGTGGACACAGACGAATACCCGCGTCACGGCACGACGGCTGAAAAACTGGCAGCCCTGCGTCCGGCCTTCGACAAGGAAGGCACCGTAACCGCAGGCAATGCCTCCGGCATCAACGACGGCGCGGCAGCCCTTGTCCTGATGAGTGCGGAAGAGGCTGAAAAACGCGGCCTGACGCCACTGGCGCGCATCGCCTCCTGGGCGACCGCCGGTGTCGATCCTGCGATCATGGGCACCGGCCCGATCCCGTCTTCCCGCAAGGCCCTGGAAAAGGCAGGCTGGAAAGTGGACGACCTGGACCTGGTCGAGGCCAACGAAGCCTTCGCCGCCCAGGCGCTGGCCGTCAACAAGGACATGGGCTGGAACCCGGATATCGTGAACGTCAACGGCGGTGCGATCGCTATCGGCCACCCGATCGGCGCATCCGGCGCACGTGTGCTCGTCACCCTGTTGCACGAAATGCAGAAACGCGATTCCAAAAAGGGTCTCGCCACGCTTTGCATCGGTGGCGGCATGGGCGTCGCCATGTGCCTGGAACGCTAA